In the Methylobacter sp. YRD-M1 genome, one interval contains:
- a CDS encoding Uma2 family endonuclease → MAIEDDQEGICMTEAEYLRMEAESEVKHEYFDGRAYAMAGAGYNHNCITANVSRKFGNHLEGTPCVTFSSDMKVRIGKDYAYPDVLVSCDKMASGDYFCTSPVIIVEVLSKSTRKRDTTDKLIRYLNLPSLQEYVLIEAEIVAVQVFRKSSNWRSEYYYLGDAVTFDSIGLTLSVEEIYDRVDNGDMSEFRQRKSSLPEQ, encoded by the coding sequence ATGGCTATCGAAGACGATCAAGAAGGGATCTGCATGACTGAGGCGGAGTATCTGAGGATGGAAGCCGAATCAGAGGTGAAGCACGAATATTTCGATGGCCGAGCCTATGCGATGGCCGGAGCGGGATACAACCATAATTGCATTACCGCTAATGTTTCGCGCAAGTTCGGCAATCACCTTGAAGGCACGCCTTGCGTTACCTTTTCATCGGACATGAAAGTCCGCATAGGCAAGGACTACGCGTATCCAGATGTTTTGGTCTCTTGCGACAAAATGGCCAGTGGCGATTATTTCTGTACCTCGCCTGTAATTATTGTTGAGGTCTTGTCGAAATCGACCCGGAAAAGGGATACGACCGATAAGCTGATACGATACCTCAACCTGCCATCTTTGCAGGAATATGTTTTGATAGAGGCGGAAATCGTTGCCGTGCAAGTATTCCGTAAGTCCAGCAATTGGCGGTCTGAATACTATTATCTGGGCGACGCTGTGACCTTCGATTCCATCGGACTGACTTTGTCCGTTGAGGAAATCTATGACCGCGTTGATAACGGCGATATGAGTGAGTTCAGGCAACGGAAGAGTTCATTGCCTGAACAATAA